Proteins co-encoded in one Amaranthus tricolor cultivar Red isolate AtriRed21 chromosome 7, ASM2621246v1, whole genome shotgun sequence genomic window:
- the LOC130817868 gene encoding wall-associated receptor kinase-like 6 isoform X2: MLESNPWLATAISISKPGCLDHCGEVNIPYPFGVGTDCYYDKWYEIICNTSKPFLRRFNLEVLDINWPGRYPRTDPRWNYFGANDRKLLVNTLPKSFCRNHSSATDGVIMEPVHSINFHGSPYRFSSWLNVFMVEGCGESEVLQNRSGGIIAGCASVCSNQGVMMNMTDCYGVGCCQASLLSSPTHEYLQKQRGLEFYQISLDQAGQVSTMTNKTCDIYAALIASDSVKKLSGKLSKLEAFSTVLEWYAYSINYNMLNPSYKNVSCYESQSEYESLSDFNSDIKCFCGSTYEGNPYLPYGCQGVEECHRCKHGCSLNDTTQTFNYYCEMNPLLKRASIIGFSTGAGFILLVLGSYWLYIYVKRRREIKEKAKYFKRNGGLLLQQQMNSHEGVVEKTKIFTIDELEKATDQFNENRILGQGGQGTVYKGMLMDGRIVAIKRSKKVDESQLEQFINEVVILSQLNHRNVVNLLGCCLETEVPLLVYEFIPNGTLYQHIHSEIEDFHVSWKMRLQIAAESAIALAYLHSYSSAPIYHRDIKSSNILLDDKYRAKISDFGTSKAITIEQTHVTTIVLGTYGYLDPEYFQSNQFTEKSDVYSFGVVLVELITGKKPICPTKDGGWISLAVEFLSHMESSPLSDITDARIADEGKEEEFAAVANLARRCLEMKGKQRPTMKEISVLLDGIRSNHVPNLKELPPAKNKQAVTELFNTQNSPFSIETFFSDEGASGSIEVQPLMIDI; this comes from the exons ATG CTCGAATCAAATCCATGGCTAGCAACTGCAATCAGTATTTCAAAACCTGGTTGTCTAGATCACTGTGGTGAAGTGAACATTCCATACCCTTTTGGAGTTGGAACCGATTGCTACTATGACAAATGGTATGAGATCATTTGCAATACTTCAAAACCATTCTTGCGTCGCTTCAATCTTGAGGTATTGGATATTAACTGGCCAGGAAGATACCCCAGGACAGATCCAAGGTGGAATTATTTTGGCGCAAATGATAGAAAATTACTTGTAAATACCCTTCCTAAAAGTTTTTGTAGAAACCACAGTAGTGCAACGGACGGTGTCATCATGGAGCCAGTTCACAGTATCAACTTTCATGGGAGTCCATACCGATTTTCTAGCTGGTTGAATGTTTTTATGGTGGAGGGGTGTGGCGAAAGTGAGGTTTTGCAGAATAGGAGTGGAGGTATTATAGCTGGGTGTGCTTCAGTTTGTTCTAATCAAGGTGTAATGATGAACATGACTGATTGCTATGGTGTTGGATGTTGCCAAGCCTCACTCTTATCATCTCCAACACATGAGTACCTTCAAAAACAAAGAGGCCTTGAATTTTATCAGATATCTCTTGATCAGGCAGGACAGGTGAGTACCATGACAAATAAGACTTGTGACATATATGCAGCTTTGATTGCAAGCGATTCGGTGAAGAAGTTATCTGGTAAATTATCAAAACTAGAAGCATTTAGCACAGTACTAGAGTGGTATGCTTATTCCATAAACTACAATATGTTGAATCCGAGTTATAAAAATGTCAGTTGTTACGAATCACAGAGTGAGTACGAATCATTGAGTGATTTTAATAGTGATATAAAATGTTTCTGTGGTTCTACATACGAAGGAAACCCCTATCTTCCGTATGGATGCCAAG GGGTGGAAGAATGTCACAGATGTAAACATGGATGTTCTTTAAATGACACTACACAGACCTTCAATTATTACTGTGAAATGAATCCACTACTAAAACGTGCATCAATTATTG GATTCAGCACAGGAGCAGGATTTATCCTTTTGGTTTTAGGTTCCTATtggctatatatatatgtaaagagAAGAAGAGAGATTAAAGAAAAAGCCAAGTACTTCAAGAGAAATGGTGGTTTATTATTGCAACAACAAATGAATTCACACGAAGGTGTTGTTGAGAAAACTAAAATCTTTACAATAGATGAGTTGGAGAAAGCTACTGATCAGTTCAATGAAAACAGAATACTTGGCCAAGGAGGCCAAGGTACAGTCTACAAAGGTATGTTAATGGACGGAAGGATTGTCGCCATTAAGAGATCGAAAAAAGTTGACGAGAGCCAGTTAGAACAGTTTATCAATGAAGTTGTTATTCTTTCCCAACTTAATCATCGAAACGTGGTAAATTTGTTGGGTTGCTGTTTAGAGACTGAAGTCCCTTTGCTTGTCTACGAGTTCATCCCAAATGGAACACTTTATCAGCATATCCATAGTGAGATCGAAGATTTTCATGTCTCTTGGAAAATGCGCTTACAAATTGCTGCAGAATCAGCTATTGCTTTAGCTTACCTTCACTCATATTCGTCTGCTCCTATTTATCACAGAGATATCAAATCATCCAATATACTTTTGGATGACAAGTATAGAGCAAAAATATCAGATTTTGGGACTTCAAAAGCCATTACAATTGAGCAAACTCATGTGACTACAATCGTTTTAGGCACATATGGCTATTTGGATCCGGAGTATTTTCAATCAAACCAATTCACTGAGAAAAGCGATGTTTACAGCTTTGGGGTAGTTCTTGTTGAGCTTATAACAGGGAAGAAGCCAATTTGCCCCACCAAAGACGGAGGATGGATCAGCTTAGCAGTTGAATTTCTTTCCCACATGGAAAGTTCTCCTCTATCTGATATCACCGATGCTCGAATTGCAGATGAGGGCAAGGAAGAGGAGTTCGCGGCTGTTGCTAACCTTGCAAGACGTTGTTTGGAAATGAAAGGGAAACAACGACCTACAATGAAAGAAATTTCTGTACTTCTTGATGGGATCAGGTCTAATC
- the LOC130817868 gene encoding wall-associated receptor kinase-like 6 isoform X1 gives MVRSALLYSIRARKNLFCKYFIMILLVLLLLQLESNPWLATAISISKPGCLDHCGEVNIPYPFGVGTDCYYDKWYEIICNTSKPFLRRFNLEVLDINWPGRYPRTDPRWNYFGANDRKLLVNTLPKSFCRNHSSATDGVIMEPVHSINFHGSPYRFSSWLNVFMVEGCGESEVLQNRSGGIIAGCASVCSNQGVMMNMTDCYGVGCCQASLLSSPTHEYLQKQRGLEFYQISLDQAGQVSTMTNKTCDIYAALIASDSVKKLSGKLSKLEAFSTVLEWYAYSINYNMLNPSYKNVSCYESQSEYESLSDFNSDIKCFCGSTYEGNPYLPYGCQGVEECHRCKHGCSLNDTTQTFNYYCEMNPLLKRASIIGFSTGAGFILLVLGSYWLYIYVKRRREIKEKAKYFKRNGGLLLQQQMNSHEGVVEKTKIFTIDELEKATDQFNENRILGQGGQGTVYKGMLMDGRIVAIKRSKKVDESQLEQFINEVVILSQLNHRNVVNLLGCCLETEVPLLVYEFIPNGTLYQHIHSEIEDFHVSWKMRLQIAAESAIALAYLHSYSSAPIYHRDIKSSNILLDDKYRAKISDFGTSKAITIEQTHVTTIVLGTYGYLDPEYFQSNQFTEKSDVYSFGVVLVELITGKKPICPTKDGGWISLAVEFLSHMESSPLSDITDARIADEGKEEEFAAVANLARRCLEMKGKQRPTMKEISVLLDGIRSNHVPNLKELPPAKNKQAVTELFNTQNSPFSIETFFSDEGASGSIEVQPLMIDI, from the exons ATGGTCAGGTCAGCCTTACTCTACTCAATTAGAGCCAGAAAGAACTTATTTTGCAAATACTTTATAATGATCTTACTTGTGTTGCTTCTGCTTCAGCTCGAATCAAATCCATGGCTAGCAACTGCAATCAGTATTTCAAAACCTGGTTGTCTAGATCACTGTGGTGAAGTGAACATTCCATACCCTTTTGGAGTTGGAACCGATTGCTACTATGACAAATGGTATGAGATCATTTGCAATACTTCAAAACCATTCTTGCGTCGCTTCAATCTTGAGGTATTGGATATTAACTGGCCAGGAAGATACCCCAGGACAGATCCAAGGTGGAATTATTTTGGCGCAAATGATAGAAAATTACTTGTAAATACCCTTCCTAAAAGTTTTTGTAGAAACCACAGTAGTGCAACGGACGGTGTCATCATGGAGCCAGTTCACAGTATCAACTTTCATGGGAGTCCATACCGATTTTCTAGCTGGTTGAATGTTTTTATGGTGGAGGGGTGTGGCGAAAGTGAGGTTTTGCAGAATAGGAGTGGAGGTATTATAGCTGGGTGTGCTTCAGTTTGTTCTAATCAAGGTGTAATGATGAACATGACTGATTGCTATGGTGTTGGATGTTGCCAAGCCTCACTCTTATCATCTCCAACACATGAGTACCTTCAAAAACAAAGAGGCCTTGAATTTTATCAGATATCTCTTGATCAGGCAGGACAGGTGAGTACCATGACAAATAAGACTTGTGACATATATGCAGCTTTGATTGCAAGCGATTCGGTGAAGAAGTTATCTGGTAAATTATCAAAACTAGAAGCATTTAGCACAGTACTAGAGTGGTATGCTTATTCCATAAACTACAATATGTTGAATCCGAGTTATAAAAATGTCAGTTGTTACGAATCACAGAGTGAGTACGAATCATTGAGTGATTTTAATAGTGATATAAAATGTTTCTGTGGTTCTACATACGAAGGAAACCCCTATCTTCCGTATGGATGCCAAG GGGTGGAAGAATGTCACAGATGTAAACATGGATGTTCTTTAAATGACACTACACAGACCTTCAATTATTACTGTGAAATGAATCCACTACTAAAACGTGCATCAATTATTG GATTCAGCACAGGAGCAGGATTTATCCTTTTGGTTTTAGGTTCCTATtggctatatatatatgtaaagagAAGAAGAGAGATTAAAGAAAAAGCCAAGTACTTCAAGAGAAATGGTGGTTTATTATTGCAACAACAAATGAATTCACACGAAGGTGTTGTTGAGAAAACTAAAATCTTTACAATAGATGAGTTGGAGAAAGCTACTGATCAGTTCAATGAAAACAGAATACTTGGCCAAGGAGGCCAAGGTACAGTCTACAAAGGTATGTTAATGGACGGAAGGATTGTCGCCATTAAGAGATCGAAAAAAGTTGACGAGAGCCAGTTAGAACAGTTTATCAATGAAGTTGTTATTCTTTCCCAACTTAATCATCGAAACGTGGTAAATTTGTTGGGTTGCTGTTTAGAGACTGAAGTCCCTTTGCTTGTCTACGAGTTCATCCCAAATGGAACACTTTATCAGCATATCCATAGTGAGATCGAAGATTTTCATGTCTCTTGGAAAATGCGCTTACAAATTGCTGCAGAATCAGCTATTGCTTTAGCTTACCTTCACTCATATTCGTCTGCTCCTATTTATCACAGAGATATCAAATCATCCAATATACTTTTGGATGACAAGTATAGAGCAAAAATATCAGATTTTGGGACTTCAAAAGCCATTACAATTGAGCAAACTCATGTGACTACAATCGTTTTAGGCACATATGGCTATTTGGATCCGGAGTATTTTCAATCAAACCAATTCACTGAGAAAAGCGATGTTTACAGCTTTGGGGTAGTTCTTGTTGAGCTTATAACAGGGAAGAAGCCAATTTGCCCCACCAAAGACGGAGGATGGATCAGCTTAGCAGTTGAATTTCTTTCCCACATGGAAAGTTCTCCTCTATCTGATATCACCGATGCTCGAATTGCAGATGAGGGCAAGGAAGAGGAGTTCGCGGCTGTTGCTAACCTTGCAAGACGTTGTTTGGAAATGAAAGGGAAACAACGACCTACAATGAAAGAAATTTCTGTACTTCTTGATGGGATCAGGTCTAATC